One Ardenticatenales bacterium genomic region harbors:
- the rpiB gene encoding ribose 5-phosphate isomerase B, which yields MRIIVGADHAGFTLKEMLRAELLAAGHEIIDVGAYSYEKSDDYPDFAAAVGRAVAAGQGERGILLCGSGVGASIAANKIKGVRACLCHDIYSATQGVEHDNMNVLCLGGAIVGPALARKLVAGFLAAQFQPKERFQRRLDKVLALEREGN from the coding sequence ATGAGAATTATCGTAGGCGCGGACCACGCGGGCTTCACGCTCAAAGAAATGCTGCGCGCGGAACTCCTCGCCGCGGGGCACGAGATCATCGACGTGGGCGCATACAGCTATGAAAAATCAGACGATTATCCCGACTTCGCCGCGGCAGTCGGGCGCGCCGTGGCCGCCGGGCAGGGCGAACGAGGCATTTTGCTCTGCGGCAGCGGCGTGGGAGCCAGCATCGCCGCCAACAAGATTAAGGGAGTGCGCGCCTGCCTCTGTCACGACATTTACTCGGCGACCCAGGGCGTGGAACACGACAATATGAACGTCCTCTGCCTGGGCGGGGCGATTGTGGGGCCGGCCCTGGCGCGCAAGCTGGTGGCGGGTTTCCTCGCGGCCCAATTCCAGCCGAAAGAACGCTTTCAGCGACGACTGGACAAGGTGCTGGCGTTGGAGCGAGAAGGCAACTAG
- a CDS encoding YraN family protein: MSKERQNLGAWGESVAATYLEAHGYRIVRRNWRCARGEIDIVAQMGETLVFVEVKTRRGRARGTPEEAVTPRKAARLLRLAQAYLLEEDLDLPWRVDVMAVELDGRGKLLRCEHLPGAVLGW, from the coding sequence ATGAGTAAAGAGCGACAGAACCTTGGCGCGTGGGGCGAATCGGTGGCCGCCACCTACCTGGAGGCACATGGTTACCGCATCGTGCGGCGCAACTGGCGCTGCGCTCGCGGGGAAATCGACATTGTGGCCCAGATGGGGGAGACGTTGGTGTTCGTGGAGGTGAAGACGCGGCGCGGGCGGGCGCGGGGCACACCGGAGGAGGCGGTGACGCCGCGCAAGGCGGCGCGGCTGCTGAGGCTGGCGCAGGCTTACTTGCTGGAGGAGGACCTGGACTTGCCCTGGCGCGTGGATGTGATGGCGGTGGAGTTGGATGGTCGGGGCAAACTGCTGCGCTGTGAGCATTTGCCGGGGGCGGTGTTGGGCTGGTAA
- a CDS encoding endonuclease/exonuclease/phosphatase family protein has product MKTMLRPFIVRIIVVATISILLLTSATAQRKDSHQGLEMFINPETATSFSVLTANVGNLSLGCRKYLNNLCYKEVEQIIANNIQLLAPDIVALQEILAPWQCAAQKETNDKKVCFENQSVPQVRRLLGDAYTIVCDSRNQFECLGVRTASGSILGCESGLMCNFARTAPSYNACDQGFTASAVTVKLHDGILFDVVNVHLQSTSADCRSRTLRDLLDESIRSTIIEQDRVLILGDFNFDPWRDSDESVDVWQELFDQGWRDRSFRYHVVNNERNKPYFTSFFLLKWRTFDFVVSNFATGDLSVLGESPGSDRLDGGKGMDHRGVYGILAFEP; this is encoded by the coding sequence ATGAAGACTATGTTGCGACCCTTCATTGTCAGAATCATTGTGGTGGCGACTATCTCCATATTGTTACTGACTTCTGCAACTGCCCAAAGAAAGGATTCTCATCAAGGTCTGGAAATGTTCATTAATCCGGAGACGGCCACATCTTTTTCTGTGCTTACAGCAAATGTCGGTAACTTGAGCTTGGGCTGCCGAAAATACCTGAATAATTTGTGTTACAAAGAAGTCGAGCAAATAATCGCCAATAACATTCAATTATTGGCTCCAGATATTGTTGCTCTGCAAGAAATCCTTGCTCCGTGGCAATGTGCTGCCCAGAAGGAAACAAATGATAAGAAAGTCTGTTTTGAGAATCAATCAGTACCTCAGGTGCGTAGATTGCTGGGTGACGCATATACCATTGTGTGCGATTCTCGAAACCAGTTTGAATGTTTGGGTGTGCGTACCGCCAGCGGTTCGATTCTCGGCTGTGAATCAGGATTAATGTGCAACTTCGCCCGCACTGCTCCTTCTTACAACGCATGTGATCAGGGCTTTACAGCATCGGCTGTTACCGTGAAGCTTCATGATGGTATTCTATTTGACGTTGTTAATGTTCATCTGCAAAGCACAAGCGCAGACTGTCGTTCCAGAACTCTCAGAGATCTTCTTGATGAAAGTATACGCTCTACCATAATTGAACAGGATCGTGTTCTCATTTTGGGGGATTTCAATTTTGATCCCTGGCGAGATAGTGATGAAAGTGTCGACGTGTGGCAAGAATTGTTTGACCAAGGATGGAGAGATCGCTCTTTTCGCTATCATGTGGTAAACAATGAGCGCAATAAACCGTACTTCACCTCATTTTTCCTTTTAAAATGGAGAACCTTTGATTTTGTTGTTAGCAATTTTGCCACAGGGGATCTTTCAGTCTTGGGCGAGTCGCCTGGTTCTGACCGGCTCGACGGAGGCAAAGGAATGGACCATCGGGGTGTTTATGGTATCTTAGCCTTTGAGCCGTAA
- the tal gene encoding transaldolase: protein MNPLVELQAHGQSFWYDNIRRKLLEDGTLRTLIAADGLRGMTSNPSIFEKAIGQSDDYDEQMAELVSTGLDTKGIYETMAITDIQIACDLFADLYARSHGGDGYVSLEVSPYLARDTEGTVIEAQRLFAAVDRPNLMIKVPATNAGIPAIRELISTGINVNITLMFSMDHYLAVAQAYIDGLNDLRANGGNIRHVASVASFFVSRVDSAVDKKLAALDDPAAAALMGKVAVANSRVVYQRFKEIFHGSPFGELRAAGAPVQRLLWASTSTKNPNYLDTLYVDELIGPETVNTMPPQTIEAFRDHGKPGHSLERDVEKAQLALDNLAELGIDLDELAEQLQVDGVDAFASSFEALLNTISSKAYEMQGR from the coding sequence ATGAACCCATTGGTTGAACTACAGGCGCATGGGCAGAGTTTTTGGTACGACAACATTCGCCGCAAGTTGCTCGAGGATGGCACGCTGCGGACGTTGATCGCCGCCGATGGGCTGCGTGGCATGACCTCCAACCCGTCGATTTTTGAGAAGGCGATTGGGCAGAGCGACGATTATGACGAGCAGATGGCGGAGCTGGTCTCCACGGGACTGGATACGAAAGGCATCTACGAGACGATGGCGATCACGGATATTCAGATAGCCTGCGATCTTTTTGCCGATTTGTATGCCCGTTCCCATGGGGGCGATGGCTACGTGAGTTTGGAGGTGTCTCCCTATCTGGCGCGGGATACCGAAGGGACGGTGATAGAGGCGCAGCGGTTATTCGCTGCCGTGGATCGTCCCAATTTGATGATTAAAGTGCCGGCAACAAATGCCGGCATTCCCGCCATCCGCGAACTCATCAGCACAGGCATCAACGTCAACATCACCCTCATGTTCAGCATGGACCACTACCTTGCCGTCGCCCAGGCCTACATCGACGGCCTCAACGACCTGCGCGCCAACGGTGGCAACATCCGCCACGTCGCCTCCGTCGCCTCCTTCTTCGTCAGCCGCGTAGACTCCGCCGTTGACAAGAAGCTGGCTGCCCTAGACGATCCCGCCGCTGCCGCCCTCATGGGCAAAGTTGCCGTCGCCAATTCTCGCGTCGTCTATCAGCGCTTCAAAGAGATATTCCATGGCTCCCCGTTTGGCGAACTACGGGCGGCAGGCGCACCCGTGCAGAGGCTGCTCTGGGCCTCCACCAGTACCAAGAACCCCAACTACCTCGACACCCTTTACGTGGACGAACTGATCGGCCCAGAAACCGTCAACACCATGCCGCCGCAGACGATCGAGGCGTTTCGCGATCATGGCAAACCGGGCCACAGCCTGGAACGAGACGTGGAAAAGGCGCAATTGGCGCTCGACAATCTGGCCGAATTGGGCATCGACCTGGACGAACTGGCAGAGCAGTTACAGGTGGATGGCGTTGATGCCTTCGCCAGCTCCTTTGAGGCGTTGCTCAACACCATCAGCAGCAAAGCGTACGAGATGCAAGGGAGGTAG
- a CDS encoding glycosyltransferase — translation MNIQANDKIAILYLSVGSGHQIAAETVGIAFGEFCSSDMVYVADPFQSVMPAALLGRLQRISIRSLSRFYEWAWHNQAVGSWINRLASLWFMQQILLRELLKADAGIVVATHALPCAVAVHLKRSQKQVKKVYAVVTDFGLHRSWPWQCVDRYFVGSEEIRADLIRLGVNIEQISVTGIPIRAGFQALPQSKVFSSGDVALKVLVIMSGLRDHSYAVATDILVEMLEKVRDLEPDQVRLTVVTGHNTRLFNQLSATAGENVVVLGYVDNMQELMGAHDVLVTKPGGLLMAEALAMGMASILVGVGPGQETANRKFLTEQGVAFSAQTALDIIQLFEKIRREPSILQGMKNRARRLGYPGATIAIASQIHEDLLNSHQRLKAGLVPH, via the coding sequence ATGAATATCCAGGCAAACGATAAGATCGCGATCTTATATCTCTCCGTGGGTTCTGGACACCAGATTGCTGCCGAAACAGTTGGGATAGCATTCGGCGAATTTTGCTCGTCCGATATGGTTTACGTTGCCGATCCTTTTCAGAGCGTAATGCCGGCAGCCCTGCTGGGCAGACTGCAAAGAATCTCGATTCGCTCTCTGTCCCGTTTTTATGAGTGGGCCTGGCATAATCAGGCAGTTGGCTCGTGGATTAACCGGCTGGCGAGCCTATGGTTTATGCAGCAAATATTGCTGCGAGAACTCTTGAAGGCAGATGCCGGCATCGTTGTTGCCACCCACGCCTTGCCTTGCGCCGTTGCCGTTCACCTTAAGCGCAGTCAAAAACAAGTAAAAAAGGTGTACGCAGTTGTCACTGATTTCGGTCTGCACAGGTCATGGCCGTGGCAATGCGTCGATCGCTATTTTGTTGGAAGCGAAGAAATTCGTGCCGACTTGATCCGCCTCGGCGTAAACATAGAACAGATTTCTGTCACCGGTATCCCCATAAGGGCTGGATTTCAAGCGCTACCCCAGTCAAAAGTATTCAGTTCAGGCGATGTCGCGCTGAAAGTTCTGGTAATCATGAGTGGTCTCAGAGATCACAGTTATGCTGTTGCCACTGACATACTGGTGGAGATGCTAGAAAAAGTGCGTGATTTAGAACCAGACCAAGTCAGATTAACGGTCGTTACAGGTCATAACACAAGGCTTTTTAACCAATTAAGTGCCACTGCTGGTGAAAATGTTGTGGTTTTGGGGTATGTAGACAATATGCAGGAATTGATGGGCGCACATGATGTGTTGGTGACGAAACCTGGCGGGCTTTTGATGGCAGAAGCACTGGCGATGGGCATGGCAAGCATTTTAGTTGGAGTGGGGCCAGGCCAGGAGACGGCAAACCGGAAATTCCTGACAGAACAAGGCGTTGCTTTCTCGGCGCAGACAGCCTTGGACATAATCCAACTCTTTGAGAAAATTAGAAGAGAACCAAGTATTTTGCAAGGGATGAAAAACAGGGCAAGACGCCTGGGCTATCCGGGTGCAACCATAGCAATCGCCTCCCAAATTCATGAGGACTTATTAAACAGCCACCAGCGACTCAAAGCCGGACTCGTCCCCCATTAA
- a CDS encoding RHS repeat-associated core domain-containing protein: MNKRLRESRYAGNCGSNKISTTLYRYDNSSTPQDTTLGAFGQRTWTLRWLPDNGVDYYQTTHATYYDNSSPYYGLPHQTETFTDLSSNTAYATDVRNTTTIQGYTPLGMPAQTTTTATGVPAQTNSINYHPTFPWLPATVTDANNTSSSYSYDLFGRLTHVYAPDPVSGSPTLLQASTDYDYDPGAQVLTIEQTAYPDPSDPTQNQVSKRFYNGLGQVVQERRLNAEIAGSTDTVIWSHTEYDGRGLPICQTTPQSGGAQNFQPKTCANYNHTTTQYDPFGRATHITAPDGSATTTTYGFPTITPAAQPELAKVQVTDANSHTITSYTNAWGQLSVVREFFGAALADNADTVYTYDVAGNLTQVQTYDAFNAGTGNLLRQNSMSYDTLGRKTDMTDADMGYWTYTYDTNGNLLRQEANPGTADHITLCFYYDNLNRLTHKGKPPSPSGNCQNNPPLSGPNHLASYEYDTAANGLGRLAAIRWGSDPNNNHETFAYDQRGRLTGHTRTLDSHPFTLAITAYDNLDRPLTTVYPDGELVQTTYDQEGENTLTAGANAIITDIAYNQRGQMTTLARGNGRDTLFTYYNATGSNGNSNFRLQSIHTATLPGKEDLLSLTYEYDPVGNITQIVDNLLATDKKQEFEYDARNRLTHAWTPPAAIDPYDHDIAYDKLGNISHYDGASYTYHPVKKDAVIAISGGQQFAYDAHGNMIDRSDSAGNYSQQFDSENRLISVTTGGQTTQFFYDADGQRVQTIHPDGRITYSPFPQYEEEHIPIPPTPTPTATNTPTRTPTPTRTPTPTRTPTPTNTPTRTPTPTNTPTRTPTPTNTPTHTPTPTHTPTHTPTPTHTPTPSSTATPPPTATHTPTVTPTPLPACPPALTSPLNGGIALVKTFSWQPCAAAVRYTLNIRGDGLPPQGITIPTAETSTTAPWLNLIPGGSYSWNVKACYTLTCGDSSDWSAPFTFSYLYQPTATPPAATPTPGGGTIAPSPTPYECPTALQEPPDGSTQSEPPTLMWADPCAPGGDVLTAGWHQVEITGQNQSPIILIVAAESYDTGWLLLPPDSYTWRARSCADEDCVQAGPWPEAWSFTYEDPIPTTPTPQSPQAPGGNGGGIQSGYTITQRSTYFLAGQAVAVRQVIPGETNNLLHLHSDHLGSNSVMSYNNGGGMVAGSRTRYLPFGAYRTAPTQTYTDLGYTSQKHNDDLGLIYYNARYYLPGIARFVSADTVVPDSTNPQNYNRYSYTYNNPLKYTDPSGHTICLMGENRCKNPVDFDPVPIGIGNEIVDSIGTIIINLSCGLLGGWCEAKDGWLKPSSNADYFEAQQMALLGMVSPAGDLADDISSSVVKVFRVEGHINQRINILEDGMVELIGDNMLFLNFGNEERAIEFFNKRLAQGIDDATIKSFTVSNEFLQLLRDNAVPEQLAREFPNAPLVVDISKAADQYGLRPEQIEQILDFILPNSGQITRP, from the coding sequence GTGAACAAACGGCTGCGGGAGAGCCGTTATGCCGGCAACTGCGGCAGCAACAAAATCAGCACCACCCTCTACCGGTACGACAACAGCAGCACCCCCCAAGACACCACCCTCGGCGCATTCGGCCAACGCACCTGGACATTACGCTGGCTGCCGGACAACGGCGTCGACTACTACCAAACCACGCACGCCACCTACTATGACAACAGCAGTCCGTATTATGGCCTGCCCCACCAAACGGAAACGTTCACCGACCTGAGCAGCAACACCGCCTACGCCACAGACGTACGCAACACAACCACAATCCAGGGGTATACCCCCCTCGGTATGCCGGCACAAACCACCACCACCGCCACCGGCGTCCCCGCGCAAACCAACAGCATCAACTACCACCCCACCTTCCCCTGGCTGCCGGCCACCGTCACCGACGCCAACAACACCAGCAGCAGCTACAGCTACGACCTGTTCGGTCGGCTCACCCACGTCTACGCCCCCGACCCGGTCAGCGGCAGTCCGACGCTCCTACAGGCGAGCACCGACTACGACTACGACCCCGGCGCGCAGGTGTTGACCATCGAACAAACCGCCTATCCCGACCCATCCGACCCGACGCAAAACCAGGTGAGCAAGCGGTTCTACAATGGGCTGGGGCAAGTCGTGCAAGAACGGCGGCTGAACGCGGAAATTGCCGGCAGCACCGACACCGTCATCTGGAGCCACACCGAATACGACGGACGCGGCCTCCCCATCTGCCAGACCACCCCCCAAAGCGGCGGCGCGCAAAACTTCCAACCCAAAACCTGCGCCAACTACAACCACACCACCACCCAATACGACCCCTTCGGTCGCGCCACCCACATCACCGCCCCCGACGGCAGCGCCACCACCACCACCTACGGCTTCCCCACCATCACCCCCGCCGCGCAGCCCGAACTGGCCAAAGTCCAGGTCACCGACGCCAACAGCCACACCATCACCTCCTACACCAACGCCTGGGGGCAGCTTTCCGTGGTGCGCGAGTTCTTCGGCGCGGCGCTGGCAGACAACGCAGACACCGTTTATACTTACGACGTTGCCGGCAACCTCACCCAAGTACAAACCTACGACGCCTTCAACGCCGGAACCGGCAACCTGCTGCGCCAGAACAGCATGAGCTACGATACTCTGGGGCGCAAAACCGACATGACCGACGCCGACATGGGTTACTGGACCTACACCTACGACACCAACGGCAACCTCCTGCGGCAGGAAGCCAACCCCGGCACAGCCGACCACATCACCCTCTGCTTCTACTACGACAACCTCAACCGCCTCACCCACAAAGGCAAACCCCCGTCCCCGAGCGGCAACTGCCAAAACAACCCGCCCCTCTCCGGCCCCAACCACCTCGCCAGCTACGAATATGACACCGCCGCCAACGGCCTCGGTCGCCTCGCCGCCATCCGCTGGGGCAGCGACCCAAACAACAACCACGAAACCTTCGCCTACGACCAACGCGGACGGCTCACCGGCCACACCCGCACCCTGGACAGCCACCCCTTCACCCTCGCCATCACCGCCTACGACAACCTGGACCGCCCCCTCACCACCGTCTACCCCGACGGCGAACTCGTGCAGACGACCTACGACCAGGAAGGCGAAAACACCCTCACCGCCGGCGCCAACGCCATCATCACCGACATCGCCTACAACCAGCGCGGCCAGATGACCACCCTGGCGCGGGGCAACGGACGAGACACTCTCTTCACCTACTACAACGCCACCGGCAGCAACGGCAACAGCAACTTCCGCCTGCAAAGCATCCACACCGCCACCCTGCCCGGCAAAGAAGACCTCCTCTCCCTCACCTACGAATACGACCCCGTGGGCAACATCACCCAAATCGTCGATAATCTGTTGGCGACAGACAAAAAGCAGGAATTCGAGTACGACGCACGCAACCGGCTCACCCACGCCTGGACGCCCCCCGCCGCCATCGACCCCTACGACCACGACATCGCCTACGACAAACTGGGCAACATCAGCCACTACGACGGCGCCAGCTACACCTACCATCCCGTGAAAAAAGACGCCGTCATCGCCATCAGCGGCGGCCAACAGTTCGCGTACGACGCCCACGGCAACATGATAGACCGCAGCGACAGTGCCGGCAACTACAGCCAGCAATTCGACAGCGAAAACCGCCTCATCAGCGTCACCACCGGCGGGCAAACCACCCAATTCTTCTACGACGCCGACGGCCAGCGCGTGCAGACCATCCACCCCGACGGGCGCATCACCTATTCCCCCTTCCCCCAATACGAAGAAGAACACATCCCCATCCCCCCCACGCCCACCCCCACCGCCACCAACACCCCCACACGCACCCCGACGCCCACACGTACGCCCACGCCCACCCGTACCCCTACCCCAACCAACACGCCCACTCGCACCCCCACCCCAACCAACACCCCTACGCGTACCCCCACCCCAACCAACACCCCTACGCATACCCCGACGCCCACCCACACCCCTACGCATACCCCGACACCCACCCACACGCCCACCCCATCATCCACCGCTACCCCGCCGCCAACAGCCACGCACACGCCGACAGTCACTCCCACCCCGCTGCCTGCCTGTCCGCCAGCGTTGACCTCGCCCCTCAACGGCGGCATCGCCCTCGTCAAAACCTTCTCCTGGCAGCCCTGCGCCGCCGCCGTCCGCTACACCCTCAACATTCGCGGCGACGGCCTGCCTCCGCAAGGCATCACCATCCCCACCGCGGAGACCAGCACCACCGCCCCCTGGCTCAACCTCATCCCCGGCGGCAGCTACAGTTGGAACGTGAAAGCGTGCTACACCCTCACCTGCGGCGACAGCAGCGACTGGTCCGCCCCCTTCACCTTCTCCTACCTCTACCAACCCACCGCCACCCCGCCCGCCGCCACCCCCACACCCGGTGGCGGCACCATCGCCCCCAGCCCCACCCCCTACGAATGCCCCACCGCCCTGCAAGAGCCGCCCGACGGCTCCACGCAGAGCGAACCACCCACCCTCATGTGGGCAGACCCCTGCGCTCCCGGCGGCGACGTCCTCACCGCCGGCTGGCACCAGGTGGAGATAACGGGACAGAACCAATCCCCCATCATCCTCATCGTCGCCGCCGAAAGCTACGACACCGGCTGGCTGCTCCTCCCCCCCGACAGCTACACCTGGCGCGCCCGCTCCTGCGCGGACGAAGACTGCGTCCAGGCCGGCCCCTGGCCCGAAGCCTGGTCCTTCACCTACGAAGACCCCATCCCCACCACCCCCACCCCACAAAGCCCACAAGCGCCCGGCGGCAACGGCGGCGGCATCCAGAGCGGCTACACCATCACCCAACGCAGCACCTACTTCCTCGCCGGGCAGGCCGTCGCCGTGCGCCAGGTCATCCCCGGCGAGACCAACAACCTGCTGCACCTGCACAGCGACCACCTCGGCAGCAACAGCGTCATGAGCTACAATAACGGTGGCGGCATGGTTGCCGGCAGCCGCACCCGCTACCTCCCCTTCGGCGCCTACCGCACCGCACCCACCCAAACCTATACCGACCTGGGCTACACCAGCCAGAAGCACAACGACGACCTCGGCCTCATCTACTACAATGCCCGCTACTATTTGCCCGGCATCGCCCGGTTTGTGAGCGCGGATACGGTTGTGCCGGATTCGACTAACCCGCAGAATTATAATCGCTACAGCTATACCTACAATAATCCTCTCAAATACACTGACCCATCGGGACACACTATTTGCCTAATGGGAGAGAATAGATGTAAAAACCCGGTAGATTTTGACCCTGTTCCAATAGGCATCGGGAATGAAATTGTCGATAGTATTGGCACAATTATTATCAATCTTAGTTGTGGGTTGTTGGGAGGGTGGTGTGAAGCTAAAGATGGCTGGTTAAAACCTTCAAGCAACGCTGACTACTTTGAGGCTCAACAAATGGCTCTGTTAGGGATGGTCAGTCCAGCAGGCGATTTAGCGGACGACATTTCTAGTAGTGTAGTCAAAGTATTCCGTGTAGAAGGTCATATCAACCAAAGGATAAACATTCTTGAAGATGGAATGGTGGAACTAATAGGAGACAATATGCTTTTTCTAAACTTCGGTAATGAAGAAAGAGCTATAGAGTTCTTCAACAAACGACTTGCACAGGGCATAGACGATGCCACAATTAAGTCGTTTACTGTTTCCAATGAATTTCTTCAATTATTGCGCGACAACGCAGTTCCAGAACAATTGGCGCGAGAATTTCCTAATGCACCGCTGGTGGTAGATATTTCAAAAGCCGCAGATCAATATGGCCTTCGCCCAGAGCAAATAGAGCAAATTTTGGATTTTATTTTGCCTAATAGTGGGCAGATCACGAGACCTTAG
- the miaA gene encoding tRNA (adenosine(37)-N6)-dimethylallyltransferase MiaA, with protein MANSQRLPPLLVIVGPTASGKTALSISLAQAFAGEIVSADSRLLYRGLDIGTAKPTRAECAGIPHHLIDICAPDETLTLGQYQRLVYATINAIHARGRLPILVGGTGQYVKAVVEGWGIPEVPPHPRLRAALARLGGAELARWLALLDPEKAAELEPRNVRRVIRALEVTLVTGRPISRLQRKSPPPYRVGMLGLAGERTWLYARIDARVERMMAAGLLTEVMGLWQAGYEARLPALSGLGYRQLYDHLAGRLTLPEAVERIKFETHRFARQQNTWFRRDDPAIHWLDATRPDLPAAAQTWVSAWLAGNND; from the coding sequence ATGGCGAATTCGCAACGTTTGCCCCCGCTGCTGGTGATTGTGGGACCGACGGCTTCCGGCAAAACGGCTCTCTCCATCTCTCTCGCCCAGGCATTTGCCGGGGAAATTGTTTCCGCCGACTCTCGTCTGCTGTATCGTGGCCTGGATATTGGAACGGCCAAACCGACGCGCGCGGAATGTGCCGGCATTCCCCACCACCTCATCGACATCTGCGCGCCGGACGAAACCCTGACGCTCGGTCAATATCAGCGGCTGGTGTATGCCACCATCAACGCCATCCACGCCCGTGGTCGGTTACCCATCCTCGTCGGCGGCACGGGGCAGTATGTGAAGGCCGTCGTCGAAGGATGGGGCATCCCTGAGGTTCCGCCACACCCGCGGCTGCGCGCGGCGCTGGCTCGCCTGGGGGGTGCGGAACTGGCCCGCTGGTTGGCGCTGCTGGACCCGGAGAAAGCGGCGGAACTGGAGCCGCGCAACGTGCGCCGTGTCATTCGCGCTCTGGAGGTGACGCTGGTGACGGGGCGGCCCATTTCGCGGTTGCAGCGTAAGTCCCCGCCGCCGTACCGCGTGGGGATGCTGGGGCTGGCTGGCGAACGGACGTGGTTATATGCGCGGATTGATGCGCGGGTGGAGCGGATGATGGCGGCGGGTTTGTTGACGGAGGTGATGGGGTTGTGGCAGGCCGGGTATGAGGCCAGGCTCCCGGCGCTTTCTGGTCTTGGCTACCGGCAACTATACGACCATCTGGCGGGCAGGCTCACCTTGCCCGAAGCCGTGGAACGCATCAAATTTGAAACCCACCGCTTCGCCCGCCAGCAAAATACCTGGTTCCGCCGCGACGATCCCGCCATCCACTGGCTGGACGCCACCCGCCCCGATCTGCCTGCGGCGGCCCAAACCTGGGTCTCCGCATGGCTGGCCGGAAACAATGATTAG
- a CDS encoding alpha/beta hydrolase, with the protein MSRYGLTGMRMLFVENQMLTEHTFAANGLTINYAVGPANGRPLLLLHGLMRRWQYMMPLIDALAADWQVFALDLRGHGLSDRAPGGYRHYQNYVPDVAAFLQTQIAEPAVLFGHSLGGLIALGAAARAPEQSQAVIAAESPLTPESILSTIKLGAWAWVPQLAGRPVDKLYALLRMLDRRAADAYLRETAHELHHVDPETVRYWAEDRMADLLVDYDIDLTLQRLARPLLLVQANVDNGGVTTDADVALAYKLHGDVTLACLPAADHELGLNTNQPQPLLSVVAPFLARFR; encoded by the coding sequence GTGAGCCGTTATGGCCTGACAGGGATGCGGATGCTGTTTGTGGAAAACCAGATGCTCACCGAACATACTTTTGCGGCAAATGGGCTGACGATCAACTATGCCGTCGGCCCGGCCAATGGCCGCCCCTTGCTGTTGCTGCACGGCCTGATGCGCCGCTGGCAGTACATGATGCCCTTGATTGATGCGCTGGCCGCGGATTGGCAGGTGTTTGCGCTGGATTTGCGCGGGCATGGCCTCTCGGACCGCGCGCCGGGGGGGTATCGTCATTATCAAAATTATGTGCCCGATGTGGCGGCTTTTTTGCAAACGCAGATTGCGGAGCCGGCGGTGCTGTTTGGTCATTCGTTGGGCGGTTTGATTGCGTTGGGAGCAGCGGCGCGCGCGCCGGAACAGTCCCAGGCCGTCATCGCCGCCGAATCCCCCCTCACCCCGGAGAGCATCCTCAGCACCATTAAACTGGGGGCCTGGGCCTGGGTTCCGCAGTTAGCGGGCCGCCCCGTGGACAAACTGTACGCCCTGCTGCGCATGCTCGACCGCCGCGCCGCCGATGCCTACTTGCGCGAAACGGCGCACGAGCTGCACCACGTTGATCCGGAAACGGTGCGCTATTGGGCGGAAGACCGCATGGCGGATTTGCTGGTCGATTATGACATTGACCTGACCTTGCAGCGGCTGGCGCGCCCGCTGCTGTTGGTGCAGGCCAACGTGGACAACGGCGGCGTGACCACCGACGCGGATGTGGCCCTGGCCTACAAGCTGCACGGCGATGTGACGCTGGCGTGCCTGCCCGCCGCCGATCACGAACTCGGATTGAATACCAATCAACCGCAGCCGCTGTTGTCGGTTGTCGCTCCCTTTTTGGCTCGTTTCCGCTAG